The Pseudomonadota bacterium genome includes the window GTGCATCGCGACACGCCCCTCGCGCAGCAATAACGCCAGTACGCCGGACCGCCCCAGCGCCGCCAAGGTCGCCCCTACCACGATCCCGTCGTGATGCAGGAACAGGGTGCGGAGCAGCGCCGGGGCGGCACGGGAAATCGTGGTCTCGGGCTCGATCAAATGAGTGTCCCTGGGCCGTGGTGGGGTTGCGGATCGCGGCGGTCTCGATCCCTTGCAGCGCCGACGGAATCGTATTAATTTAATACAATGCCCCTGGAGCGCCCTGGTCGCACAGTATACGGCCGACGATAAGAACGATAATAGCCGTGATGAGCCCGCTCCGAACCTTGGTGCTCCTGATGGCCGCCGCGGCCTTGGGCGCCCTGTGCACCGCGTGGCTTTTCTATGGTCGGACCCCTCCCCCACGCGCAGACGGACCCGCCATCGGCGACTTCGCCCTCCTCGATGCCGACGGTCACTACCATCGCCTCTTCGCAGAAGGACATGCCAAAGCTATCGTCTTTTATAGCCATGGCCTGGGCTGCTCCGTCGTTCGGCAGAGCCTCTCGAGCCTCGAGACGCTGCGCGACCGCTACCACGACATGGGCGTGAGCTTCTTTCTGTTGAATGCCAATCCCCAGGACGACCGTGGCGACTTGAAGACCGAGGCGGAACGCCTGGGGATCGATATCCCGATCCTCAAAGATAAGAGCCAACTGGTGATGGAAGGCCTCGGAGCGACGCGGACGGGCGAGGCCATCCTCATCGATCCCGCGACTTGGACGGTCCGCTACCGCGGCCCGATCGATGACCGAGTCGGTTTCGAGGGAGAGCGACCGCGTGCGACGCGCGAGTACTTGAAGGACGCCATCGAGGCCCTTTTGGACGGAGATCCGATAGCGGCCTCCGCACCCGCGGGCGCCGGCTGTCTCATAGCAGGCCTCGCGGACGCCAAGGCCGGCCCCGTTTCTTACGAGGGCGACGTGGTGCCGGTGTTGAGGGCCAAATGTGTGTCTTGCCACCGGCCGGGCGGCGGTGCCCCGTGGGTCATGGACCGCTATGAAACCGTCAAGGGGTGGACCGCGATGATACGCGAGGTGATCATGAATCGCCGCATGCCGCCCTGGCACGCCGATCCCGAGATCGGGGTATTCTCACCGGACCTCTCTCTGACGGTCGAAGAAAAGCGCACGCTGGTATACTGGATAAACGCCGGGGCGCCCCATTCCAGCGAGACCGATCCCCTGCTCGCAGACCCCCCCAAAGGCGATACCGGCTGGCCTCTGGGGGAACCGGACGCCGTAATCGATCTCCCCACCCAGAGGCTGCCGGCGCAAGGGGTGCTGCCCTATCGCTGGCTCAAGATCGCCGCTCCTATCGACCGCGATGTGTGGGTGCGCGCGGCGCACCTGCAACCGAGCGACGCGGGGGTCATGCACCACGGGTTCGTGTTCGTGCAATATCCAGAGCGTTTGAAGGCCCGAGAGCCGAAGTGGCTCGAAGGGCGCAACGGTTTCTTCACGGCCTACGTGCCCGGATTCAGGGCCACTCCTTTCCCCGACGGCTCCGGCCAGTTGCTGCCGGCCGGCGCCACGCTCGTCTTTCAGCTCCATTATGTCACCGTGGGACATCCGCGGAGCGACCGGCCGAGGCTCGCGCTCTATTTCCACGACCAACCCCCGTCGCGCGAATACGCCGTCGCGAGTGCCGCTAACATGCGCATACGCATCCCCCCACAGGCGCCCGATCATCGAGAACAGGCCGAGGTCTTGTTGAAGGAGGATGTGACCCTACACGCCTTCTACCCGCACATGCACTATCGCGGCAGCCACTTCCGCTATGAGGCCCGCTATCCCGATGGACGTGTGGAGGCCTTGCTCTCGGTGCCCCACTATTCCTTCAGCTGGCAGACCGTGTACCGTCTCGCGACCCCCAAGGCCCTGCCGAAAGGTACGCGCATCGCCGTCGAGGCGGGCTTCGACAATTCCGATCGGAATCCTTTGAACCCCGATCCTTCCAAGGAGGTCCGCTGGGGTCTCAAGGACTACGACGAGATGCTGGTGGGCTACCTGATGTATACCCGCGACCGGCCCGTAGACGCGGCGCTCGCGATCCGTGACCCGGGCGCGCGCCCCGCCCGTCCCTAAACGCCGGTCTTAGAGTAAGGCAGATAGCGCCTGAGACCGTAGATCGGTTTCTCGAACCCGTGCCAGATGGCCATGCCCATCAAGAGCGACAGGGCAAAGCCGCCGATCAGGCCATTGGTCTGCGGGGAGAACGGCAGGACGATCCCCGTGGCGGAGAACAGATCCCAAGCGATCAAGTGCACCAGGTACAGGGTATAGCTCATCTCCCCGAAATAGACGAATGGCTTGAAGCTGAGCGCCCGTGCCACGATATGGGTCTCGTCTACCGACCACAGCCCCCAGATGAAGAACCCCATCGCGGCCGCGATCGGTGTCTGATAGTTGGATACGGAGAACTGCAAGAAGCCGCTCTGCCCGAAGTGGAACTCGATCGCGACCAGGAGGACCACGGAGAAAAGCCCGACCCAGAGCGCCCACGACGGCCACAGCCATGTCAATCGGCGCCGACTTTCGAGCCATGAGAACAGGCACCCCCACACGAAGTACTCGGCGCATACGGGCAAGAGCGTCCCATAGAACGACCGTGGGTAACGCGCCATGAGCCACACCCGCGCGGCGATGCTCATGAAGAGGACAGTGACCAGCATCCCCGTCCGCCACCGGACCGGCGTCAGGTACAAGAGCAACGGGTAGACGATGTAGAACTGCTCTTCGACACTCAATGACCACAGGTGCACGGACTGCCGTCTCCACGCCTCCATGAACCACTGCTGAAACTCCGCGAACGGGCCCAGGCTCGCGACGAACAGCTTGATGTTCAGCACGTACCCGAGGTAAGCGAGCGGATACCTCACAAGCCCCATCGCGATCAATAGGACCACCACGAGGTAGTACGCCGGGCAGATCCGCAGGATCCTACGGACGTAGAACACCTCCAGGCGTTTGAGGAGCCGCGGGTGATCGGTGGACAGTAGGACGTTCGTGATCAGGAATCCACTCATCACGAAGAACACCGGCAAGGCATACCCGAGGTAGCCCACCTCCAGCGGATCACTCGCGTAGTGGGTGGCGAACACCATCAGGAACAAGACGAAGCGGATCCCGTCGAGCTGGCGTTTTCTCATCTTGTCGGTCGTCCTTTACAGTCGGTCGAAGCGGATCTCAGTGCTCGTGCGTTTCTCCGCCCGAGCCGGGGAAATGCCGGGGAAGGGGGCTCGGATCCATGGAAAGACGAGGAGGCCCGAACGCCGCTGTCGCCGCGGCGGGAGGGATCTAGGACCGTCGGGCCCACCGGAGAACGGGCCGTCTTCCCTCGGACGTCTTACGACGGGCGCGGGGCTCGCGGTTTTTCGCCCATTCTAACCGAGCCGCGCACCGCGGCGCGCCTTCGGATTGGGCCGGAGGCTGGACGAGGCATGGTCCTCGGTGGGCCGGCGCAGGGCCCGGACGGAGAATGGTACGCGGGCGGGTTACGGGGCTGGCCCGCATTTCTCACCACTGGCCGTTACGAGGGCGCCGAGGCGCCGGCCTGGCGGGCCGCACGGACTGAAAGACGGCGAAGGCGTAGCTGACAATTCGTCAAGCCGGCTTGAGGGGCGAGGCGGAAAAGGCTGTCGTCCGGTGGACGACAGGCCCGCCGAGCGGGCGGCCACGGATGACCGCACTGGGCTTTGCGTGGAGCAGGATTGCGCAGCGCAAAGACGGACCGCCAGGCCAAGCGGATCGACGGCCGCAGTAGGGCGGTGGTGAGAAATGCGAGCTAGGGACGGGTTTCCCGAATATCCCGCATCACCACGGTCGGAAACGCCTCGCCGGCGGTCCGGGGAACCCATTGCAAAGATCTTGTGACGGGATGTGGTAAAGTACTATTAACTAATGCTACACTCTTTATCGGGGACCTCTTTTGCGAAGTGAACGTCCCTTGAACACCAAGACAACCCTTGAACACGAGGATACTATGGCTGAGAAAGTGAACGTAGCGAAACTCTCCCCCACCGAGCTTGCGAGCCTGTCCAAGCGCCTCGACACGGAGATGAAGCGGCGGAGCTCGGGGGACACGAAACGGGTGCTCGCCAAGATACGCGAGCTGGCGGCCTCCGTGGGAATGTCGATCGGCGATCTCGCCGGCAACAAGAGCCCGCGGAGAACGACTCGGAAAACGACCGGCCGGATGGCCAAGCGGCCACCCAAGTATGTCAATCCGAAAGACTCGTCGCAGACTTGGGCGGGGACTGGGCGCCAACCCTTGTGGTTCAAAGACGCCCTGTCCAGTGGGAAGAGCGCCGATGAGCTGCGGGTCGCGGCCAATACGGCGAAGCGCTAGCGGCTCTCGATAGGAGTCCTATTGTCCCCTATCCCTGTCACGGCCTTTCGCTGTCATAGGGGTAGGGGATCGCCGAAGATTTCGGGCCCCGTGGGGGAAGGGAGTTGTGTGCTCTTCGAGACGGCCGTCAGATCAGGAACAGCGTCGCGAGGCCGAGGAAGACGGTAAACCCCACCACATCGGTAACCGTGGTCAGGAAAAGCCCGCCGGCCAGCGCCG containing:
- a CDS encoding redoxin domain-containing protein, producing the protein MSPLRTLVLLMAAAALGALCTAWLFYGRTPPPRADGPAIGDFALLDADGHYHRLFAEGHAKAIVFYSHGLGCSVVRQSLSSLETLRDRYHDMGVSFFLLNANPQDDRGDLKTEAERLGIDIPILKDKSQLVMEGLGATRTGEAILIDPATWTVRYRGPIDDRVGFEGERPRATREYLKDAIEALLDGDPIAASAPAGAGCLIAGLADAKAGPVSYEGDVVPVLRAKCVSCHRPGGGAPWVMDRYETVKGWTAMIREVIMNRRMPPWHADPEIGVFSPDLSLTVEEKRTLVYWINAGAPHSSETDPLLADPPKGDTGWPLGEPDAVIDLPTQRLPAQGVLPYRWLKIAAPIDRDVWVRAAHLQPSDAGVMHHGFVFVQYPERLKAREPKWLEGRNGFFTAYVPGFRATPFPDGSGQLLPAGATLVFQLHYVTVGHPRSDRPRLALYFHDQPPSREYAVASAANMRIRIPPQAPDHREQAEVLLKEDVTLHAFYPHMHYRGSHFRYEARYPDGRVEALLSVPHYSFSWQTVYRLATPKALPKGTRIAVEAGFDNSDRNPLNPDPSKEVRWGLKDYDEMLVGYLMYTRDRPVDAALAIRDPGARPARP
- a CDS encoding H-NS histone family protein; amino-acid sequence: MAEKVNVAKLSPTELASLSKRLDTEMKRRSSGDTKRVLAKIRELAASVGMSIGDLAGNKSPRRTTRKTTGRMAKRPPKYVNPKDSSQTWAGTGRQPLWFKDALSSGKSADELRVAANTAKR
- a CDS encoding acyltransferase; protein product: MRKRQLDGIRFVLFLMVFATHYASDPLEVGYLGYALPVFFVMSGFLITNVLLSTDHPRLLKRLEVFYVRRILRICPAYYLVVVLLIAMGLVRYPLAYLGYVLNIKLFVASLGPFAEFQQWFMEAWRRQSVHLWSLSVEEQFYIVYPLLLYLTPVRWRTGMLVTVLFMSIAARVWLMARYPRSFYGTLLPVCAEYFVWGCLFSWLESRRRLTWLWPSWALWVGLFSVVLLVAIEFHFGQSGFLQFSVSNYQTPIAAAMGFFIWGLWSVDETHIVARALSFKPFVYFGEMSYTLYLVHLIAWDLFSATGIVLPFSPQTNGLIGGFALSLLMGMAIWHGFEKPIYGLRRYLPYSKTGV